In a genomic window of Wyeomyia smithii strain HCP4-BCI-WySm-NY-G18 chromosome 1, ASM2978416v1, whole genome shotgun sequence:
- the LOC129717313 gene encoding uncharacterized protein K02A2.6-like, whose product MLLIITDAYSKWIEVKVTTSMTTSATIALLDELFASYGIPITVVSDNGTNFTSTEFKSFLRMAGVKFHKLTAPYHPSTNGQAERSVQTVKSALKAMGTTRCNIQCNLNIFLRQYRRALHSTTGQPPCQLFLGRNIRTRMNLLLPEDISVRIYQQQKNKLDSSFREFSVSQSVYFRSYNLRMDKWVAGVISARLGDIHYEVDYNGKKCKRHVDHARVPGLSDKNSCMNNKPDPYGLRLSSESTPITVTSRSEVQEQPSSPDVLSNSGCERSINPNGNLDTNGTTTPLTLPRRSTRTRKPRIILTPDSS is encoded by the coding sequence ATGTTACTCATAATCACGGATGCATACAGTAAGTGGATCGAAGTTAAAGTAACAACCAGTATGACGACTAGTGCTACAATTGCTCTTCTCGATGAGCTATTTGCGTCATATGGAATTCCTATAACGGTCGTTTCTGATAACGGAACTAATTTTACATCTACCGAATTTAAGTCTTTTCTTCGGATGGCAGGTGTAAAATTTCATAAGTTGACCGCCCCGTATCATCCATCAACAAATGGTCAGGCGGAACGTAGTGTACAAACCGTGAAGAGTGCTTTAAAAGCTATGGGCACAACAAGGTGTAACATTCAATGTAATTTGAACATATTCCTTCGTCAGTATAGAAGAGCGCTTCATTCTACAACAGGACAACCACCATGTCAACTGTTTTTGGGACGCAATATTCGAACACGGatgaatttgctgctaccgGAGGATATATCGGTGAGAATCTATCAGCAACAGAAAAACAAACTCGATTCTTCATTCCGGGAGTTCAGTGTATCCCAATCGGTTTATTTTCGGTCCTACAATTTGAGAATGGACAAATGGGTTGCAGGTGTGATTTCGGCGCGACTAGGAGACATACATTATGAAGTAGACTATAACGGTAAGAAGTGTAAACGACATGTGGATCACGCTAGAGTGCCAGGCTTGTCGGACAAAAATTCTTGTATGAACAACAAACCTGACCCCTATGGCCTTCGACTTTCATCTGAATCAACACCAATCACTGTTACGTCTAGATCCGAGGTACAGGAACAACCATCATCACCCGATGTTTTATCTAATAGTGGTTGTGAACGCTCTATCAATCCAAACGGTAACCTCGATACAAATGGAACGACAACTCCTCTAACACTTCCACGTCGGTCTACAAGAACCAGGAAACCACGAATCATCCTCACACCTGATAGCAGTTGA